TAAACGGTACATTTTGCTGATATTGAGGTCAGGTGGCAAATATTTTTTAGTGCTATTTTTTCTGCAATAATGGCTTTCAATCAAAGCAAATGACTTAATATGATGTCGTACTGAATCCTTAAAATGTTTTGGCAATCGAGAATTACATTGTACTTTACCTCGTAAATCTGCTTGTGGCGATATTGAATTTGAATGATGAGTTTTTTTAACTACTGTTTTGACGATTTGATGACTTATTCCCagggtatttaagaaaaatgttTGACATACCTTGATTGTGTTGACTGGACAATTCTCTTGTGGAAAAGTATAAAAATACGACAGCTTTCTACGACTTTCACAAGTATCACCTTCTGGAAGCTCAACTGCATCCTTCTTTTTTCTGGGGTGTTTTGTAGGCTTCACAGTTAAGTTCCGCAAAACAAATTCTCTCTGATAATTAATATCTCCCAATttccaaaaatcttgaaaaatctgGACGCGATGTTTTTCCTGAAATTTCGTTTGACATTTAAGTCTGCATGTTGTGGGACATGGCGGTTTCATAATCCTTTCTGAAACCTGTTTAGACTTCCAATTTACATAGGCCTTGCCGGAGTTTCGTAATTTCTTTATTCTATTTCTCCTCCAATTATCTGGGTTTCTTTTTCGCTTACGAGACTTGGTGATATCTGGTATTTTTTCCTCAGACACTAGGGCATCCTGCTGGTCTAAATCAAAATCATTTGGATTAAAATCAACATCTGAGCTTCCATCTGTAGCATATGGGTCACTATTTTCATCAGTTTGATGTGAGATGGTCGGTAAAAGCTTACCGGTAGATGTGGATGGACGCGTAATATCATCTTGGTGCTGAAGGACCTGCTCTTGAAGGACACGTGTTGCAAAATTTACAACGCTAGGTGTAGGATTATGGGAATCTTTAGCTTCATCACGTTGCTGCAACCGTGGTTGTTCGATGGATGTTTGAAGATCTATGACGTTATCTAGAGGTGAACAATAACCCAAACAATTATTCGGAGATTGGCGATACTGCTCTGCTTCAGGTACTAGTAGGCTTATGGAGGTAGGTATTGGTAAGTCGTAATATTGATTATAATGTTGGGAAAACTGCTGTTCTATCGGTGTCTCGAGCTGGCAATACTGTTGTTCTTGGTGTACGGGAGAGTGTAGACATCTTAATTCACCTAGATCTCCGTAGTACTGCTGGTTAGTATACAATGTGGAAGGGCTTTCTACCGTAGCTATAGATATGGGACTACCTGCCGTATCATTACTTGATTCTCCAGAATTCTCATGTTGTGTTGGATTCATAGACATGGCCATTTTTACCATTAACGCACCTGCAACAAATTTACAATGAGCTTACAGTCAGCATAACAAGAACATATTAATTGCAGACATTtaaaattaattgatacaaattAAAATACTCAGAAACCAGGACGTACGTTAAACCTTATTTCACTTGttcaaatttacaatttttgtCCCAATAATAATGTATCCCCAAACTGCCGTCTGTAGCAACGCATTGTTCAATATAAAgaattatatattatttaataacgaaATATGTATGTGTGGTTAGTAATTCTGCGATATTTTCTcaaatatatcataaaatattgTGAAATTCAACACGTGCCTAATAGTTATATACAATTTATAGCACGTGGCAGAATAAAAACACAGCCCTTTAATGCGTACCTACTTTCTACCAAAAGCATCTTAAAAACAAGATTCACAGTTTTATTAATTCACTTATTAGATAAAAATTAGATTCACTTAATAGATAAAAAACTACTAATAAagcatatttattattaaaacttACCTCGTTTCATTATTGTTGTTAAAATTCACACTCACTGCAACTCTATTTGGCAAAAGAACAAACGTGAATATCCAACAAGGCAACAAGACGATGGAAATGACTAACCGATAGCCGTTGAATTATCCTATGTAAATAGAAGATAACAAAAATAATGTTGGCGCGCATTGTTATTGAAAATGCAGAACAATCCTAACTGTATTTGTATTTACTTAGGATTATTCTGCATTGATAAAATAATGATTTGCTAGTTAGGATTATGATGTTCTATATAGAATTTCTATTAGTAAATTTAAAGTTATGAACTTAAGATTGTTCTGCATGAAAATATACGATATGTATTACCTTTATAAGgaataaacgaaaaaaaaattttttttgagttagGATAGTTCTGCATTCAAGTGAcgaattgtgccaattctcatttatgtcatttatatttttggagatttttatggtttataagttatttttcgagtttagcgagacgaatgtagtatatattttttaagtaataatattaagagaataaaagttttgattcgaaaagtatatgtaatgtagagttccctcagcgatgtgatataatattattacagtatagctccccgtgcatgacaagcttatggaggtagcccatatagcctaggctataatattattaaaaaaatcacttagatgggacaatggctttaggaaattcgagacatcaaaaatggcccatttttaaggtggtgcgttaatttcttggacaaatgtaattataatttaatgtaaataatctaatatccaataattgtaaattaatataagatgtaatataagttccttaaaaaatatattttttatttcccacaatacattctccacaggtataaatatcgtctctagacgtccaccgaacgtcctcccaggacgttagatggatgatcggcagcaagacattggagcaaactgggacgtcctatgaaggcccaattgacgtccaccgaacgtccc
The window above is part of the Diabrotica virgifera virgifera chromosome 2, PGI_DIABVI_V3a genome. Proteins encoded here:
- the LOC126880157 gene encoding uncharacterized protein LOC126880157; the protein is MKRGALMVKMAMSMNPTQHENSGESSNDTAGSPISIATVESPSTLYTNQQYYGDLGELRCLHSPVHQEQQYCQLETPIEQQFSQHYNQYYDLPIPTSISLLVPEAEQYRQSPNNCLGYCSPLDNVIDLQTSIEQPRLQQRDEAKDSHNPTPSVVNFATRVLQEQVLQHQDDITRPSTSTGKLLPTISHQTDENSDPYATDGSSDVDFNPNDFDLDQQDALVSEEKIPDITKSRKRKRNPDNWRRNRIKKLRNSGKAYVNWKSKQVSERIMKPPCPTTCRLKCQTKFQEKHRVQIFQDFWKLGDINYQREFVLRNLTVKPTKHPRKKKDAVELPEGDTCESRRKLSYFYTFPQENCPVNTIKVCQTFFLNTLGISHQIVKTVVKKTHHSNSISPQADLRGKVQCNSRLPKHFKDSVRHHIKSFALIESHYCRKNSTKKYLPPDLNISKMYRLYKTYCSDNNINTIASYAIYREVFNNEFNLGFFIPKKDQCDFCNKLSNSSPSEKEELRSAMEAHLKNKDLSRANKELDKERAKTDNSFCMAIYDLQKTLLCPKAEVSLLYYRRKLACYNLTVYDAANKQGYCYMWPESLACRGACEIGSCILSFIDEMVRNGIKEFSFYSDNCTGQNRNRFIYCLYMYCAAKYGVKITHSFLEKGHTQNECDSVHGVIERAAKKIPIFSPQQWYTLARTACKVRPYKIKEMAQADFYDLKDLLAKTTKNWDKTELGCKVIFNNLKVIMVDPKCPNQLNVKYSFEEDFIKINTLELKRSHQKLDSLETYQLRMLRSSPVPIPAAKYKDLLFLCENKVIPTEYHNFFTNLQASNIPEQETDED